From Algoriphagus sp. NG3, the proteins below share one genomic window:
- a CDS encoding efflux RND transporter permease subunit, whose amino-acid sequence MLNSIIKYFLENKLVTFLLLIALIAGGIVTAPFGWKVGSLPSSPVPVDAIPDIGENQQIVFTQWPGRSPQDIEDQISYPLTTYLLGLPGVKSIRSSSIFGFSSIYIIFDEDTEFYWSRSRILEKLNSLPSGLLPEAVQPALGPDATALGQVYWYTLEGRDAEGNPTGGWDLHEIRSVQDFFVKYGLNAVEGVSEVASIGGFVQEYQVDVNPDALKAYNIPLDKVMLAVKQSNRDVGAKTVEINQAEYLVRGLGYIKNVEDLELAVVDVKDNVPIRIKDIAVVSLGPANRRGLLDKDGAEVVGGVVVARYGSNPLQVINNLKEKIKEIAPGLPRKTLEDGKVSQLTIVPFYDRSTLIQETLGTLEEALSLEILISILVVIVMVYNLRASILISSLLPISILMVFIAMRYVGVDANIVALSGIAIAIGTMVDLGIILTENILKHIDEAPPEQKLISTVYKGSSEVATAILTAVSTTIVSFVPVFTMEAAEGKLFGPLAYTKTFALIAALIVSLFILPMLAHVLFGFKLKSNRSKLAGNSLMVIIGVLALIYGYSWSGIMLLAVAGIAFFKYLVDTKPIDLPLRIRPVYNRLEIILVIAGVIWLLASYWLPLGPGRSLLTNVIFVGILVSIILGAFSMLEIFYKRILIWCLDHKAAFLTIPAILILLGGTIWMGFTKIFAFIPTVTHVVGWNIESSKSWSKLDHTFPGMQKEFMPSLDEGSFLLMPTAMPHSGIAFNRKVIGQLDMLLTSIPEVALTVGKLGRAESALDPAPISMYENIINYKPEYQLNKKGHRQRFKTDKEGRFIFTSGDTLSNQEAIEKATPTTGLIADEDGLYFRNWRENIHSPDDIWNEIIAVTKIPGITSAPKLQPIETRLVMLQTGMRAPMGIKVYGPDLQTIEDFGIQVENILKEVPSVKQEAVFADRIVGKPYLQLNIDRELIARYGLSIESVQQVIETAIGGMNITNTVEGRQRFPVRVRYPRELRDDPESLGKILVPTPTGAQVPLSQLVKFEYLRGPQAIKSEDTFLVGYVLFDKKDGFSEVTVVEDARELIQSRIDSGELEVPQGVSYKFSGSYENQVRAEKRLSIIVPVVLLIIFLILYFQFRSVTTSLMVFTGIAMAFSGGFIVLWLYGQSWFGDFSFFGTNFRNLFQIQTINLSVAVWVGFIALFGIATDDGVLMATYLDQSFAKNKTDNFRGIRMAIVEAGQRRIKPAIMTSATTIIALLPILTSTGRGSDIMIPMAIPAFGGMIVAAITYFIVPVLYSIREERKLKKS is encoded by the coding sequence ATGCTTAACTCGATAATCAAGTATTTTCTAGAAAATAAACTTGTTACTTTTCTTCTGCTGATCGCTTTGATTGCCGGAGGAATCGTAACAGCTCCTTTTGGATGGAAAGTCGGCTCCCTGCCCTCAAGTCCCGTTCCCGTAGATGCCATTCCCGATATTGGTGAGAACCAACAGATTGTCTTCACCCAATGGCCTGGCCGATCCCCACAAGATATTGAGGATCAAATTTCATATCCCCTTACTACCTATCTGCTTGGGCTCCCCGGAGTGAAATCAATTCGTAGCTCCTCTATTTTCGGTTTTTCCAGTATCTATATCATTTTCGATGAAGACACTGAATTTTACTGGTCTAGGTCTAGAATCCTTGAAAAACTCAATTCATTACCCTCAGGGTTGCTTCCTGAAGCTGTACAACCCGCACTTGGGCCTGATGCCACTGCATTAGGCCAAGTTTACTGGTACACATTGGAAGGAAGAGATGCCGAAGGAAATCCTACAGGTGGCTGGGACTTGCATGAGATTAGATCTGTTCAGGACTTTTTTGTGAAATATGGACTTAATGCCGTGGAAGGAGTTTCCGAGGTGGCTTCCATCGGTGGTTTTGTGCAGGAATATCAAGTTGATGTAAATCCGGATGCCTTAAAAGCGTATAACATTCCTTTGGACAAAGTGATGCTGGCCGTCAAACAAAGCAATCGTGATGTGGGTGCCAAAACCGTGGAGATCAACCAAGCTGAATACCTCGTAAGGGGCTTGGGCTATATCAAAAACGTGGAAGATCTGGAGCTGGCGGTGGTGGACGTCAAAGATAATGTCCCCATCAGAATCAAAGATATTGCAGTAGTAAGTCTTGGCCCAGCAAATCGAAGAGGGCTGTTGGATAAAGACGGCGCAGAGGTAGTCGGAGGTGTGGTAGTGGCACGATACGGTTCCAATCCGCTGCAGGTGATTAATAATCTGAAAGAAAAGATAAAAGAAATTGCTCCGGGGCTACCGCGCAAAACACTGGAGGATGGAAAAGTAAGCCAACTCACAATAGTTCCATTTTACGACCGGTCTACACTGATCCAAGAAACATTGGGAACCTTGGAAGAGGCCCTTTCATTGGAAATCCTTATTTCTATTCTGGTAGTGATAGTGATGGTTTACAACCTCAGAGCTTCTATCCTGATATCGAGTTTATTGCCTATCTCAATATTGATGGTATTTATAGCCATGCGGTATGTTGGCGTAGATGCAAACATCGTTGCGCTGTCAGGTATAGCAATTGCGATTGGGACCATGGTGGATTTAGGGATTATTCTGACTGAAAACATCCTAAAACATATAGATGAAGCACCTCCGGAGCAGAAATTAATTTCCACAGTCTATAAAGGTTCATCAGAAGTAGCAACCGCCATTCTTACGGCTGTCTCCACTACTATTGTCAGTTTTGTTCCTGTGTTCACTATGGAGGCTGCTGAAGGAAAACTATTTGGCCCTTTGGCCTATACGAAGACTTTTGCGTTGATCGCAGCGCTGATAGTCTCTCTATTTATTTTACCCATGCTTGCACATGTACTATTTGGTTTTAAACTAAAAAGTAACAGAAGTAAACTAGCTGGCAATTCACTAATGGTAATTATAGGTGTTCTTGCCTTGATTTATGGGTATTCTTGGTCAGGGATCATGCTTCTGGCGGTTGCAGGTATAGCGTTTTTCAAATACCTAGTGGATACTAAGCCTATTGACCTCCCGCTACGAATACGCCCTGTCTATAATCGTCTGGAAATCATTTTAGTAATAGCCGGAGTGATATGGCTTCTAGCAAGTTACTGGTTACCGTTAGGCCCGGGCAGATCCTTACTGACAAATGTGATTTTTGTGGGTATTTTGGTGAGTATAATCCTTGGTGCATTCAGTATGCTCGAAATCTTCTACAAACGAATACTGATCTGGTGTTTGGATCACAAAGCCGCTTTCCTAACTATCCCTGCAATCCTGATCTTACTTGGGGGAACCATATGGATGGGCTTTACTAAGATTTTTGCTTTTATCCCGACAGTCACCCATGTGGTCGGATGGAACATCGAATCAAGCAAGTCCTGGTCAAAATTGGATCATACTTTTCCTGGCATGCAGAAGGAATTTATGCCCTCCTTGGATGAAGGGAGCTTTCTGCTAATGCCAACAGCCATGCCCCATTCCGGTATTGCTTTTAACAGAAAAGTAATAGGTCAGTTGGACATGCTGCTTACAAGTATTCCGGAAGTAGCCCTTACAGTAGGGAAATTAGGGCGGGCGGAATCGGCTTTGGATCCGGCTCCCATTTCCATGTACGAAAACATAATCAATTATAAACCGGAGTATCAACTTAATAAAAAAGGCCATCGACAACGCTTCAAAACGGACAAAGAAGGACGTTTTATTTTTACTAGCGGGGATACACTTAGCAATCAGGAAGCTATAGAAAAAGCTACACCTACAACTGGACTAATCGCGGATGAAGACGGACTCTACTTTAGAAACTGGAGGGAAAACATTCATTCTCCGGATGATATATGGAACGAAATCATAGCCGTAACCAAAATCCCCGGAATCACTTCGGCTCCTAAACTGCAGCCGATAGAAACCCGTCTGGTCATGCTTCAAACCGGTATGCGTGCGCCAATGGGGATTAAAGTCTATGGTCCAGACCTTCAGACTATCGAAGACTTTGGTATACAGGTGGAAAATATTCTCAAAGAAGTGCCCTCGGTCAAGCAGGAAGCAGTTTTTGCAGACCGGATTGTGGGCAAGCCCTATTTGCAACTCAATATTGACCGTGAGTTAATCGCCCGGTATGGTTTGAGCATAGAATCGGTTCAGCAGGTTATAGAAACTGCCATTGGGGGAATGAATATCACCAACACAGTAGAAGGCAGACAACGGTTTCCCGTACGTGTACGCTATCCCAGAGAACTCCGGGACGATCCCGAATCGCTGGGCAAAATTCTGGTTCCCACCCCTACCGGAGCACAGGTTCCGCTTAGTCAGCTCGTGAAATTTGAATACCTACGTGGTCCTCAGGCAATCAAAAGTGAGGACACCTTCTTGGTAGGATATGTTCTCTTTGACAAAAAAGATGGTTTCTCAGAAGTAACTGTAGTGGAAGATGCCAGAGAGCTCATTCAAAGCAGGATTGATTCCGGAGAATTGGAAGTGCCACAAGGTGTGAGTTATAAATTCTCAGGAAGCTACGAAAATCAGGTACGTGCAGAGAAAAGGCTCAGCATTATTGTTCCGGTGGTTCTTCTGATCATATTTTTGATTTTATATTTTCAGTTCCGCTCAGTGACTACTTCATTGATGGTTTTCACCGGAATCGCCATGGCATTCAGCGGAGGCTTTATAGTACTTTGGTTATATGGTCAATCATGGTTTGGTGACTTCAGCTTCTTTGGGACGAATTTCCGCAACCTCTTTCAAATCCAAACCATCAACCTAAGTGTTGCAGTTTGGGTGGGTTTCATCGCTTTGTTTGGTATTGCCACAGATGACGGTGTGCTGATGGCAACCTATTTAGACCAAAGCTTTGCCAAAAACAAGACGGACAATTTCAGAGGTATCCGAATGGCGATAGTAGAAGCCGGTCAGCGCAGAATCAAGCCGGCTATTATGACTTCAGCCACCACAATTATTGCTTTATTGCCAATTTTGACTTCTACAGGAAGAGGTTCTGATATCATGATCCCTATGGCCATCCCTGCTTTTGGGGGAATGATTGTAGCGGCTATCACTTACTTTATTGTTCCCGTGCTGTACTCCATCCGGGAAGAACGAAAACTTAAAAAAAGCTGA
- a CDS encoding TolC family protein, with translation MKIITLSLLLLLGVSYSAASQSLAEYFQLGAENNLGLKAKYKAFEAALEKIPQVGSLQDPSLSFGYFISPVETRVGPQKARFSLTQLFPWFGTLKAQEDVASLQAEVKYQEFLDAKNQLYNQLAAVYYPLLETHELIAIEEENLRILETYYSLATSKLENGTGSLTDALRADIMIQAAKTNLEVLKVKIEGSNSWLNSLLSRPHDSPVEILEKLEIVAEERVISPDSIQSNPLLESMDLKIQSSEASKRVAQKQGMPKLGAGVDYVLVGERTDMVIPENGKNVLMPMVTMSLPIFRGKYKGAQKEAELTQESYKLEKEELNNKLYGSYHRYSSDMKIQNDLISLFERQIVTTQQNLALLYNSYSNSGKDFEEVLRVQQQLLEFKKMKLKAMVAYRTSLAQINYITAKTY, from the coding sequence ATGAAAATCATCACACTTTCCCTTCTTTTGCTTCTGGGAGTTAGTTATTCAGCAGCTTCGCAAAGCTTGGCAGAATATTTCCAACTGGGCGCCGAAAACAATCTGGGACTAAAAGCAAAATACAAGGCCTTTGAAGCAGCATTGGAAAAAATCCCCCAAGTAGGCTCCTTGCAAGATCCAAGCTTGTCTTTTGGCTATTTTATCTCTCCTGTGGAAACCCGTGTAGGGCCACAAAAAGCCCGTTTTTCACTGACCCAGCTATTTCCTTGGTTTGGCACTTTAAAGGCTCAGGAGGATGTAGCTTCCTTACAGGCCGAAGTGAAATATCAGGAATTTCTTGATGCAAAAAATCAGCTTTACAACCAGCTGGCCGCTGTGTATTATCCTCTTCTGGAGACCCATGAGTTAATTGCTATTGAGGAGGAAAACCTCCGCATCCTTGAAACCTACTATTCCCTTGCCACTTCCAAACTTGAAAATGGAACGGGATCACTCACTGATGCCCTCCGTGCGGACATAATGATCCAGGCCGCCAAGACGAACCTCGAGGTACTAAAGGTTAAAATAGAGGGAAGCAACTCATGGCTTAACTCATTGCTTTCACGGCCTCATGATTCCCCCGTTGAGATCTTGGAAAAGTTAGAAATCGTAGCTGAAGAACGAGTGATTTCACCCGATTCTATCCAGTCCAACCCTCTGTTGGAGAGCATGGATCTAAAAATTCAATCCAGTGAAGCCAGCAAGCGTGTAGCCCAAAAGCAAGGCATGCCAAAGCTAGGTGCCGGAGTCGACTATGTGCTGGTGGGAGAAAGAACAGATATGGTCATTCCTGAAAACGGCAAAAATGTATTGATGCCCATGGTGACAATGAGCCTGCCCATTTTCCGTGGAAAATACAAAGGAGCCCAGAAAGAGGCTGAGCTGACGCAGGAGTCCTATAAACTGGAAAAGGAGGAGTTAAACAATAAGCTTTATGGCTCCTATCATCGCTATTCTTCCGATATGAAAATCCAGAATGATCTGATCTCACTATTTGAGCGACAAATCGTGACTACTCAGCAAAACCTAGCCCTTCTTTACAATTCCTATAGCAACTCAGGGAAGGATTTTGAGGAGGTTTTGCGTGTGCAGCAGCAATTGCTGGAATTCAAAAAAATGAAACTCAAAGCTATGGTAGCTTATAGAACATCCTTGGCACAAATCAATTACATAACCGCCAAAACTTACTGA
- a CDS encoding efflux RND transporter periplasmic adaptor subunit, with protein sequence MKNIFNNKFVLIAITLVVGLAIGWLIKPTSEPKTEVDKHVHIESIAGIPITYTCSMHPQIRRNEPGDCPICGMDLIPLENDNTEADPMSVSMSPTAMQLAGVQSIVVGNADARKSIRLNGKIQADERHNYTQSAHIPGRIEDLQVNFTGEYVKKGQVLGQIYSPELATAQEELFQAEKIKDSQPALFNAAKEKLKNWKLTDVQIEQILASGKVTEQLPILANVSGYVTEKMVNLGDYVSRGQPIYQIADLSKVWVLFDVYEAELQWIKKGDAIQFTVQSFPGETFTGKLSYIDPVINPQTRVAKARLEVSNPNLKFKPEMFVSGEVDSKVPSSEDDSIVVPKTAVMWTGTRSVVYVKNVTNQAVSFQLREVTLGASLGSQYLITSGLESGEEIAVNGTFSIDAAAQLAGKPSMMSPEGGAAMTGHNHGEITERKTTTKVPADHTEISAKAKGELKPVFDTYFKLKNALTKDDLAGSKASADDMLTSLEKVNMSEFKGGAHNEWMKYSEKIKAALAQISSQKKLEEIRKSFGSLSDEMLGLAENFRPLSSKIYVQHCPMADTNRGADWLSLEEKVVNPYFGNAMLTCGEVTKTIP encoded by the coding sequence ATGAAAAATATATTCAACAATAAATTTGTCCTGATAGCCATAACATTGGTGGTAGGACTGGCCATTGGTTGGCTGATTAAGCCTACTTCCGAGCCAAAAACAGAAGTCGATAAACATGTTCATATCGAATCCATAGCGGGAATTCCTATCACTTACACCTGCTCCATGCACCCTCAGATTCGAAGGAACGAGCCGGGTGACTGCCCTATCTGTGGGATGGATCTTATTCCACTGGAAAACGATAACACCGAAGCTGATCCTATGTCCGTGAGCATGTCTCCTACCGCTATGCAGTTGGCAGGAGTTCAATCAATCGTAGTCGGAAATGCCGACGCCAGAAAATCCATCAGGCTAAATGGTAAAATCCAGGCGGATGAACGGCATAATTATACCCAGTCGGCTCATATTCCGGGAAGAATCGAAGACCTTCAAGTCAATTTTACCGGGGAATACGTCAAAAAAGGCCAAGTACTGGGACAAATTTATTCACCTGAACTGGCAACTGCTCAAGAGGAACTTTTCCAAGCGGAAAAAATCAAGGACAGTCAGCCGGCACTTTTCAATGCAGCCAAAGAAAAACTTAAAAACTGGAAACTCACAGATGTCCAGATTGAACAGATTTTGGCATCCGGAAAAGTGACTGAACAACTTCCTATTCTAGCCAATGTCTCCGGATATGTCACCGAAAAAATGGTCAATCTAGGTGACTATGTTAGCCGTGGTCAACCAATCTATCAAATCGCTGATCTGAGCAAAGTCTGGGTGCTCTTTGACGTTTATGAAGCTGAACTCCAATGGATAAAAAAAGGTGATGCCATACAATTCACTGTACAGTCATTTCCTGGAGAGACATTCACCGGCAAACTAAGCTATATAGATCCGGTCATTAATCCCCAGACCAGAGTAGCGAAAGCCCGGTTGGAGGTAAGCAACCCCAATCTGAAATTCAAACCCGAAATGTTTGTCTCAGGGGAAGTTGACAGCAAAGTCCCATCCAGCGAAGACGATAGTATTGTAGTGCCAAAAACGGCTGTGATGTGGACAGGAACCCGTTCGGTGGTTTATGTGAAAAATGTAACTAATCAAGCCGTGAGTTTTCAACTTCGGGAAGTTACCCTTGGTGCCTCATTGGGCTCACAATACCTCATTACCTCAGGATTGGAATCAGGTGAAGAGATCGCCGTAAATGGCACCTTTAGTATCGATGCGGCTGCCCAACTGGCGGGAAAACCGAGCATGATGTCACCGGAAGGCGGCGCAGCGATGACCGGGCATAATCATGGTGAGATCACTGAAAGAAAAACAACCACCAAAGTTCCTGCCGATCATACGGAGATTTCTGCCAAAGCCAAAGGCGAGCTGAAACCCGTTTTTGATACATATTTCAAGCTGAAAAATGCATTGACAAAGGATGATCTAGCCGGATCCAAAGCTAGCGCAGATGACATGCTGACCTCATTGGAAAAAGTGAATATGTCTGAGTTCAAAGGTGGTGCCCACAATGAATGGATGAAATACAGCGAAAAAATCAAAGCAGCACTCGCTCAGATCAGTTCCCAAAAAAAATTAGAAGAAATCCGAAAATCATTTGGTTCCCTATCCGATGAGATGCTTGGATTGGCAGAGAACTTCAGGCCCTTATCTAGCAAAATTTATGTACAGCATTGTCCCATGGCAGACACAAACAGAGGTGCAGATTGGCTGAGCTTGGAGGAAAAAGTAGTCAACCCATACTTTGGGAATGCGATGCTTACCTGTGGTGAGGTCACCAAAACAATTCCTTAA
- a CDS encoding DUF3347 domain-containing protein, with the protein MKNLRTPFALSLLIALSISCSGKSGDNDSQMNDSETHEMHEAKPDGKISATTSTIAFKEESTTHIFNAYLALKDALVQTDGEKVSVEAKKLEALLTEAKYNSIREDVQRIAESTDPKIQRESFNSLSDQMITLAKSSELVTGNLFLQHCPMANGNKGANWISLSEEIKNPYFGDKMMKCGSVREKI; encoded by the coding sequence ATGAAAAATCTAAGAACACCTTTTGCCCTTTCCTTACTAATCGCCCTTTCTATTTCCTGCTCAGGTAAATCGGGTGATAATGATTCGCAAATGAATGATTCGGAAACTCACGAAATGCACGAGGCTAAACCAGACGGGAAAATCTCCGCAACGACCTCAACAATCGCATTCAAAGAGGAATCAACCACTCACATCTTCAATGCATATTTGGCGTTGAAAGATGCCTTGGTACAAACTGATGGTGAGAAAGTAAGTGTTGAAGCGAAAAAACTGGAAGCTTTACTGACTGAAGCGAAGTACAATTCGATCAGGGAAGACGTGCAGAGAATTGCAGAAAGCACAGATCCTAAGATTCAACGAGAATCATTTAACAGTCTATCAGATCAAATGATAACATTGGCCAAAAGCAGTGAGCTGGTGACAGGAAACCTATTTCTGCAACATTGCCCAATGGCAAATGGCAATAAAGGAGCTAATTGGATCAGCCTGTCGGAAGAAATCAAAAATCCATATTTCGGGGATAAAATGATGAAATGCGGTTCTGTGAGGGAAAAGATTTGA
- a CDS encoding TonB-dependent receptor, with the protein MKQIILAIALFYLIPYSCYSQSILIKGKVLFQGEPVEYANIYVKGKGKGAVTDSQGSFTIALNETGSFTFQASMVGFQTSQQVVELLNSGNSDLVFNLKEMDGGLDEVVVSGTMQEVSKLDSPVPVEVYSANFFRANPTPSVFESLQNVNGVRPQINCNVCNTGDIHINGLEGPYTMVLIDGMPIVSGLATVYGLTGIPQSLIDRIEVVKGPASTLYGSEAVGGLINVITKKPENAPLASADFFSTSWGEMNLDVGLRSNWGKKIQSLTGVNAFYYDNPIDNNGDGFTDVTLAKRISLFQKITVARPENRLFTMAGRYVYEDRWGGQMGWSAADRGGDEVYGESIYTSRWETFGIWQLPTQEHLNLQFSINGHNQNSVYGTTVYNADQYIGFSQLTWTKTAEKHGLLVGLTYRYTYYDDNTGATAHLETDHNAPSKIHLPGVFIQDEIKLTPSQSLLLGLRYDYNSIHGNIFSPRVNYKLSSSDKNTTFRLSAGNGFRVANVFTEDHAALTGARDVVFAEELKPEKSWNANANLVKKIFTDNGTFIALDGSAFYTYFTNRIIPDYETNPNQIIYANLDGSAVSKGFSLNLNAAWANGISFTAGGTLMDVSIEEEGIKSRQLLTERFSGVWSVGYEFFRLGLTLDYTGNVYSPMRLPLLGPLDDRPEFSPWYSLQNIQLTKKVGEKWEIYGGVKNLLNFTPPANSIARAFDPFDEGVLFGPSGNVVPTPGNPNALTFDPTYVFAPNQGIRGFLGVRFTVSD; encoded by the coding sequence ATGAAACAAATCATACTAGCAATAGCCCTTTTTTATCTTATTCCTTATAGCTGTTATAGCCAAAGTATTTTGATAAAAGGTAAGGTTCTATTTCAGGGAGAACCTGTAGAATATGCCAATATTTATGTGAAAGGGAAAGGCAAGGGAGCTGTGACGGATTCTCAAGGTAGCTTTACAATTGCCTTGAATGAAACTGGATCCTTTACCTTCCAAGCATCTATGGTGGGGTTCCAGACATCCCAGCAGGTAGTGGAACTTTTAAATTCCGGTAATTCGGATTTAGTTTTCAACCTCAAAGAAATGGATGGAGGATTAGATGAAGTGGTTGTAAGCGGGACAATGCAGGAAGTTTCCAAACTGGATAGTCCAGTACCGGTGGAAGTTTATAGTGCTAATTTTTTTAGGGCTAATCCTACACCATCTGTGTTCGAATCTTTGCAAAATGTGAATGGCGTACGACCTCAAATCAACTGTAATGTCTGCAATACCGGGGATATTCATATCAACGGCTTGGAAGGTCCATACACCATGGTGTTGATTGACGGAATGCCTATTGTTAGTGGCTTGGCCACTGTCTATGGATTGACGGGCATTCCCCAGTCTCTGATCGATAGAATAGAAGTGGTCAAAGGCCCGGCATCCACACTATATGGCTCAGAAGCAGTCGGAGGATTGATCAATGTAATCACTAAAAAACCTGAAAACGCACCTTTGGCATCTGCGGATTTCTTTAGTACAAGTTGGGGAGAAATGAATCTGGACGTTGGTTTACGCTCAAACTGGGGCAAAAAAATCCAATCGCTCACAGGAGTGAATGCTTTTTACTATGACAATCCCATTGACAACAATGGAGATGGTTTTACTGATGTGACTCTTGCAAAGCGGATTTCTTTGTTTCAGAAAATCACCGTAGCAAGACCAGAAAACAGACTGTTTACTATGGCTGGACGCTATGTCTATGAAGACCGCTGGGGTGGGCAGATGGGTTGGAGCGCTGCAGATCGGGGAGGAGATGAAGTCTATGGAGAGAGTATTTATACCAGTCGATGGGAGACTTTTGGCATCTGGCAGTTGCCTACTCAGGAGCACCTCAATTTACAGTTTTCTATAAATGGGCATAATCAGAATTCCGTCTATGGTACCACAGTGTATAATGCAGATCAGTACATTGGTTTTAGTCAACTGACTTGGACAAAAACAGCTGAAAAGCATGGTTTGCTAGTAGGATTGACCTATAGGTACACGTATTACGATGATAATACAGGTGCTACTGCGCATCTTGAGACGGATCACAATGCACCCTCCAAAATTCATTTACCAGGTGTATTCATTCAGGATGAAATAAAACTGACTCCAAGTCAAAGCTTACTTCTTGGACTCCGATACGATTACAATTCCATCCATGGAAACATCTTTTCCCCAAGGGTAAATTATAAGCTTTCTTCATCGGATAAGAATACCACGTTTAGGCTTTCCGCAGGAAATGGTTTTCGTGTCGCCAATGTATTCACCGAAGACCATGCGGCACTCACTGGAGCGAGAGACGTGGTGTTTGCGGAAGAATTGAAACCTGAGAAAAGCTGGAATGCGAACGCAAATCTGGTAAAAAAGATCTTTACTGATAATGGGACTTTTATAGCCTTGGACGGATCTGCTTTTTACACCTATTTTACCAACAGGATCATCCCAGATTACGAAACTAACCCCAATCAGATTATCTATGCCAATCTTGACGGCTCAGCCGTATCCAAGGGTTTTTCGCTAAACCTGAATGCAGCCTGGGCAAATGGCATTTCATTTACGGCCGGGGGTACATTGATGGATGTAAGCATAGAAGAGGAGGGCATCAAATCAAGACAATTGCTGACGGAGAGATTCTCAGGGGTGTGGTCAGTTGGCTATGAGTTTTTCCGTCTCGGACTGACGCTGGATTACACTGGCAACGTTTATAGTCCTATGCGCTTGCCTTTGCTGGGGCCACTGGATGACAGACCAGAATTCTCGCCTTGGTATAGCCTTCAGAACATACAATTGACCAAGAAGGTCGGGGAAAAGTGGGAAATATATGGTGGAGTGAAAAATCTGTTGAATTTCACTCCACCGGCCAATTCCATCGCCAGAGCATTTGATCCTTTTGATGAAGGGGTGCTTTTTGGGCCTAGTGGAAATGTGGTTCCAACGCCGGGTAACCCAAATGCGCTCACTTTTGACCCTACGTATGTGTTTGCTCCAAATCAGGGAATCAGAGGTTTTTTGGGAGTGAGGTTTACAGTATCAGATTGA
- a CDS encoding metal-dependent transcriptional regulator — MASQTEENYLKSLFNLANEKDEVNISELAAQMQVSMPTVNSMVKTLQKNGWLIYEKYKPVILTAKGKREAALIIRKHRLTEMFLVNKMGFGWEEVHEIAEQVEHIHAPKFFERMDEMMGFPTIDPHGSPIPDKQGRIQERNYIPLSKCTKGQQVKLAALTNSSTEFLEFLNSRDLQLGTELTIKSVESYDQSMVVAYAGHDSETLSDKVCDRLLVGVVG; from the coding sequence ATGGCATCACAGACCGAAGAGAACTATCTAAAATCACTTTTTAACCTAGCCAATGAAAAGGACGAGGTGAACATCTCCGAGCTTGCAGCTCAGATGCAAGTCAGCATGCCTACCGTAAACAGTATGGTCAAAACTCTTCAAAAGAATGGCTGGCTGATCTATGAAAAATACAAGCCTGTTATTCTAACTGCCAAGGGAAAGAGAGAAGCGGCGCTAATAATCCGTAAACATAGACTCACGGAAATGTTCTTGGTCAATAAAATGGGCTTTGGCTGGGAAGAAGTACATGAAATCGCCGAACAGGTGGAGCATATCCATGCCCCCAAGTTCTTTGAGCGTATGGACGAAATGATGGGTTTCCCAACAATAGACCCCCATGGCTCTCCTATTCCCGATAAGCAAGGAAGGATTCAGGAAAGGAACTACATTCCCCTAAGCAAATGCACCAAAGGACAACAAGTGAAGCTTGCGGCCCTGACCAATTCCTCGACTGAATTTTTGGAATTTCTGAATAGTCGGGATCTTCAGCTAGGTACAGAACTTACGATAAAATCTGTAGAGTCCTACGATCAGAGTATGGTAGTCGCCTATGCAGGTCATGATTCAGAGACCTTGAGCGATAAGGTATGCGACCGGCTTCTGGTTGGGGTGGTTGGATAG